Proteins from one Malassezia vespertilionis chromosome 2, complete sequence genomic window:
- a CDS encoding malate dehydrogenase (COG:C; EggNog:ENOG503NWAG) gives MKATVIGAAGGIGQPLSLLLKQNPLIKELSLYDVVNAKGVAADLGHINSASLVHGFVPDNNGLVESLRGTNIVVIPAGMPRKPGMSRDDLFNANGSIVHDIAEAIAKTAPKAFVLVISNPVNSMVPIVAEVFKKHNAYDPKRLFGVTTLDLVRASTFVAEANGKPHDAADYVIPVVGGHSGVTIVPLISQSKPALTKDDRELLDKLTHRIQFGGDEVVEAKNGAGSATLSMAFAAARFSDAVIQAALGKRDSPVVYSYVDLAADPKGAQEIKAIIGDKTPFFSVPLQLGPEGIVAIKPFNAITEFEKTALEKAVDALKDNITKGVEFKSKV, from the coding sequence ATGAAGGCTACGGTaattggcgctgctggtgGTATCGGCCAGCCTCTTTCTTTGCTTTTGAAGCAGAACCCGCTGATCAAGGAGCTTTCGCTGTATGATGTGGTGAACGCCAAAGGTGTTGCTGCCGACCTGGGCCACATCAACTCTGCTTCGCTCGTCCACGGTTTTGTGCCCGACAATAATGGCCTTGTCGAGTCGTTGCGCGGCACCAACATTGTCGTCATTCCTGccggcatgccgcgcaagccCGGCATGTCGCGTGACGACCTCTTCAACGCCAACGGCTCGATTGTGCACgacattgccgaggcgATTGCCAAGACGGCGCCCAAAGCGTTTGTCCTGGTCATCTCCAACCCGGTCAACTCGATGGTCCCCATCGTTGCCGAGGTGTTCAAGAAACACAATGCGTACGACCCGAAGCGTCTCTTTGGTGTCACCACGCTGGACCTTGTGCGTGCCTCGACCTTTGTTGCGGAGGCGAACGGCAAGCCCCACGACGCTGCTGACTACGTCATCCCGGTCGTCGGTGGACACTCTGGTGTCACCATCGTCCCGTTGATCTCGCAGTCCAAGCCGGCGCTGACCAAGGACGACCgtgagctgctcgacaagctcaCCCACCGTATCCAGTTTGGTGGTGACGAGGTTGTCGAGGCCAAGAACGGCGCTGGCTCGGCCACCCTCTCGATGGCgtttgctgctgcgcgtTTCTCTGACGCTGTCATCCaggctgcgctcggcaagcgcgactcGCCTGTCGTGTACAGCTACGTCGATCTCGCTGCAGACCCCAAGGGCGCCCAGGAAATCAAGGCTATCATTGGCGACAAGACGCCGTTCTTCAGTGTTCCTTTGCAGCTCGGCCCTGAGGGGATTGTGGCCATCAAGCCGTTCAACGCGATCACCGAGTTCGAGAAGACCGCTCTGGAGAAAGCCGTGGATGCGCTCAAGGACAACATCACCAAGGGTGTTGAATTCAAGAGCAAGGTCTAA
- a CDS encoding uncharacterized protein (COG:S; EggNog:ENOG503NXFN) has protein sequence MHAWLAALEDTAQHGAPSRVAWLQSALADTTHQTKSTGAWSARLAAHASPQQTAEQLYTLAESLRTEQGVLTSKISTQMSIASDAVQEAAHRAEQLAQDAAPLRDALARTNAVYQAITPAPSTPEAAALASLHMLAHAKDRMLHARAVLQAAESWSRVEPEMQAHLAENDWERAAQRLDGMEQTLQNFDPASEYVTSRRVLLAQMLETLDRAVAPALAEADLETVLRCASVYASVHRPDWFLRHYIAARTSPLQVAWADATAHKPPQEAVSILIANLAQLAQEETRLAPRIVAHPQRQVAALLGAAVDTLSPSLATYIAHDVPLPTIVDIVAHVDEAMSTISVACTPCDAPALDDEQCTRALNAIAPPLPWSTCLTSAFKPYEDAYAEKETQHLQSVFAHGASAFAAQRDRILVATSDSAPDTWARAVDSTAKLIAAQHKEVANLRDAAAQRMRILTKGTQAHALHDAVHNALYLPLVHRVAETVHPLRERYERHAQSIAPTPDALLVEDRDPIQDWDLVYAGLRVLDAARTLGEDVGGDDVAESTRAAQRLVLALLLSHFWQQLDAYAHTAPRIEESSQEVHIPLFSKSPSECMVKLGEGLLNLPRLLESVVARELPTFQYAMDALPYAHDDSVSETVRKSKPSRALSISVLDTDTRPEGYSAEHVLSVWLRSLTCTLVRALQDEIVPRMVRTLHCDRAQLAADVEYMSTIASALNASSPQLLALAAELDTGKRRNGASV, from the coding sequence ATGCACGCATGGCTCGCGGCATTGGAAgatacggcgcagcacggcgcgcccaGTCGCGTCGCATGGCTTCAATCTGCACTTGCGGATACTACACACCAGACTAAATCCACAGGTGCATGGTCCGCGCGGCTCGCGGCCCACGCTTCGCCGCAGCAAACGGCAGAGCAGCTGTATACCCTCGCCGAGTCTTTGCGTACTGAACAAGGCGTGCTCACATCCAAGATCAGCACGCAGATGAGCATTGCGAGTGATGCAGTCCAAGAAGCTGCACATAGAGCCGAGCAACTTGCacaggacgcggcgcccCTACGAGATGCACTTGCACGCACAAATGCTGTCTACCAAGCCATCACGCCAGCACCGTCCACACCCGAGgcagccgcgcttgcctCTTTGCACATGCTTGCACATGCAAAGGATCGCATGCTacacgcgcgtgcggtcCTACAAGCCGCCGAGTCCTGGTCGCGCGTCGAGCCGGAAATGCAGGCGCATTTGGCGGAAAATGACTGggagcgcgcagcgcagcgtctcgacGGGATGGAGCAGACGCTCCAGAATTTCGATCCCGCAAGTGAGTATGTGACATCGCGAAGAGTGCTGCTGGCCCAAATGCTTGAGACGCTGGATCGCGCGGTCGCTCCAGCACTCGCAGAGGCCGACCTTGAAACCGTGCTGCGTTGTGCGTCGGTGTATGCGAGCGTGCACCGCCCCGATTGGTTTTTGCGCCATTATATCGCAGCACGCACCTCGCCGCTCCAGGTCGCGTGGGCAGACGCTActgcgcacaagccacCGCAGGAGGCCGTATCGATTCTCATCGCCAACCTCGCACAGCTTGCCCAAGAAGAAACGCGGCTTGCGCCACGCATCGTTGCGCATCCACAACGGCAAGTAGCGGCACTTctcggcgctgctgtgGATACACTCTCACCCTCTCTCGCTACCTATATCGCCCACGACGTACCGCTACCCACCATCGTGGACATTGTGGCGCATGTGGACGAGGCTATGTCGACCATTTCCGTGGCGTGCACCCCTTGTGATGCCCCCGCCCTCGACGATGAGCAAtgcacacgcgcgctgAACGCCATAGCGCCGCCATTGCCATGGTCTACATGTTTAACGAGCGCTTTTAAGCCATACGAGGATGCGTACGCCGAAAAAGAAACGCAGCACCTTCAGAGCGtatttgcgcacggcgcgtctgcattcgccgcgcagcgcgaccgGATTCTGGTGGCCACGTCGGATTCTGCCCCAGATACGTGGGCACGCGCGGTAGATAGCACGGCAAAGCtgatcgccgcgcagcataAAGAGGTTGCAAACctgcgcgatgccgcggcgcaacgcaTGCGTATTTTGACAAAAGGgacgcaggcgcatgcATTGCACGATGCAGTGCACAATGCGCTCTATCTGCCGCTGGTgcaccgcgtcgcggaAACTGTGCATCCTCTGCGCGAGCGATACGAGCGCCACGCACAAAGTATAGCGCCCACGCcggatgcgctcctcgtcgaggaCCGCGACCCGATCCAGGACTGGGATCTTGTGTATGCAGGACTACGTGTgctcgatgcagcgcgcacgcttggcgaGGACGTCGGCGGAGACGACGTTGCAGaaagcacgcgcgccgcgcagcgtctcgtgcttgcgctgcttctcTCGCATTTCTggcagcagctcgatgcgtATGCAcacacagcgccgcggatcGAGGAAAGCTCGCAGGAAGTGCACATTCCATTGTTTAGCAAGAGCCCCAGCGAGTGCATGGTCAAGCTGGGGGAAGGGCTGCTCAACCTTCCCCGTTTATTGGAGTCCGTTGTGGCGCGTGAGCTTCCCACATTCCAGTACGCAATGGATGCTTTGCCGTATGCACACGACGATAGCGTCTCGGAGACGGTGCGCAAATCCAAGCCGAGTCGTGCACTCTCCATCTCGGTGCTCGACACCGACACGCGGCCCGAAGGATACAGTGCGGAGCATGTCTTATCTGTATGGCTGCGCAGTCTTACATGCACGCtggtgcgtgcattgcaagACGAgatcgtgccgcgcatggTACGTACTCTGCACTGCGACCGTGCacagcttgccgcggatGTCGAGTACATGAGCACGATTGCGTCTGCACTCAACGCATCCTCGCCTCAACTGCTTGCACTCGCCGCGGAGCTCGACACGGGAAAACGGCGCAATGGAGCGAGTGTATAG
- a CDS encoding 3-deoxy-7-phosphoheptulonate synthase (EggNog:ENOG503NVDJ; COG:E), with protein sequence MSVPAYANDTRVTGYDPLLAPSMLVHELPLTENAKRTVARARFDIANIVNGKDDRLLVVVGPCSIHSPEQAKDYARMLQEAWSERWKDGLVVVMRAYFEKPRTTVGWKGLINDPAMNGSFDINRGLRVARQLLVDLTDLGIPVGCEFLDTISPQYVSDLYSWGAIGARTTESQLHRELVSGLSMPVGFKNSTDGGIGVAIDAIRASSSPHYFMGVTGQGLAAIVKTAGNSDLHIIHRGGTNGTNYDAASIQASKADILKAMPDRHPSIMVDASHGNSQKDYRNQPKGAGAVAEQVRNGELAITGVMLESNIHEGKQSEPKDGKKPEELEYGVSITDACISFETTKQLLDQLNDAVLARRAARTNV encoded by the coding sequence ATGTCTGTGCCAGCTTACGCGAATGATACGCGCGTCACGGGCTACGACCCGCTGCTTGCTCCGTCCATGCTTGTCCATGAGCTTCCACTCACGGAAAATGCTAAGCGGaccgtggcgcgcgcgcgcttcgacaTTGCCAACATTGTGAACGGCAAAGACGACcgcctcctcgtcgtcgtcggcCCATGTTCGATCCACAGCCCCGAGCAGGCGAAGGATTACGCACGCATGCTGCAAGAGGCTTGGAGTGAGCGCTGGAAGGACGGTCTCGTGGTGGTCATGCGCGCATACTTTGAAAAGCCACGCACAACCGTCGGCTGGAAAGGACTCATCAACGACCCCGCCATGAACGGCAGTTTCGACATCAACCGGGGCTTGCGCGTCGCCCGCCAACTGCTTGTAGATCTTACAGACTTGGGCATCCCCGTCGGCTGCGAGTTCCTCGATACCATCTCGCCCCAGTACGTCTCGGATCTTTACTCGTGGGGCGCCATTGGCGCACGTACCACCGAGTCCCAGCTCCACCGCGAGCTCGTCTCTGGCCTTTCCATGCCTGTGGGTTTCAAGAACTCGACCGACGGTGGGATTGGTGTCGCAATTGATGCCATCCGCGCATCCTCCTCCCCGCATTACTTTATGGGCGTCACCGGGCAAGGACTGGCTGCGATTGTCAAGACTGCGGGAAATAGCGACTTGCACATTATCCATCGCGGCGGGACCAACGGAACGAATTACGACGCAGCGAGCATTCAAGCAAGCAAGGCGGATATACTCAAGGCCATGCCTGACCGGCACCCGAGCATCATGGTCGATGCGAGCCACGGGAACAGCCAAAAAGACTACCGCAACCAACCCAAAGGCGCAGGAGCCGTGGCAGAGCAGGTACGCAATGGCGAGCTCGCCATCACGGGAGTTATGCTCGAGTCGAACATCCACGAAGGGAAGCAGAGCGAGCCCAAGGACGGCAAGAAGcccgaggagctcgagTACGGCGTGTCGATTACCGACGCGTGTATCAGCTTCGAGACGACCAAGCAGCTCTTGGACCAGCTGAACGACGCTgtccttgcgcgccgtgccgcgcgtACTAATGTATAG
- the kap95 gene encoding karyopherin Kap95 (BUSCO:EOG09260HMA; COG:U; COG:Y; EggNog:ENOG503NX6P) yields MNVGELLTNSLSPDHNTRHAAEQALETAARDNYSVYMISLATELASDSAQQFIRSASGLALKNALAARDLKRASEYAERWTALPANVRDEVKSNVLMTLRTSDARAGTAASQVVAAMSAIELPRGMWPDLISQLLAAVGDTSNPRLRQAALQSIGFTCEVVDPAVLSTQSNEILTAVIQGARKEETSHEVQLAALHALLNSLEFVRSNFEREGERNYIMQVVCEATQSPHSPVKAAAFENLVRIMQLYYEKMRFYMEQALFGLTVLGMRDPDPSVALQAVEFWSTVCDEEIELQMEAAEALEYNEEPLHVSYHFARIALPEIAPVLMELLTQQDEGTDEDEWDVAKAAGTCLGLLAQVVGDAIVAITVPFIEANIKSPDWRRREAALMCFGSIMDGPESKLLETLVVQALATVIETLQDTSTAVKDTAAWTLGRICEFVYDAIAPEVQLGPLIQALLGGLQDQPRIVTHCCWALINLSEHKGILASLDDIDPPTTCLSPYFETIATHLVQAADRPNNESNSRTSAYEALASLIANCAQDCLQHASNVLVHVIERQEQLNAMVAQLVGLDDRNNWAELQSNLCSVMIAAVRRIQGGIAPVADRLMAGLLTLIQNSAKQPTVLEDAFIAVGTVIVALDAAFEKYLEAFLPFLVEGLRHHEEYQLCTISVGNVGDICRSLGGASVKYIETLIVILFEDLQSPVLNRTVKPHILSCFGDIAMAIGAAFEPYLGTTMAVLQQASMVQNTADADYEMSEYVNDLRSGIAEAYVGIVSGVRAGNKADLFYPYVESTLAFIGLVASDSADRSEVLLRSTIGLLGDLACAFPAGPVMQQLQQQWVLDYIKVGRSRGNGAETRKTANWARELVKKSTMGSSAVGTPTL; encoded by the exons ATGAATGTCGGCGAACTGCTCACCAATTCGCTGTCTCCAGATCATAAcacgcgccatgctgcggagcaggcgctggagactgcagcgcgcgataACTAC TCTGTGTATATGATTTCGCTCGCAACCGAGCTCGCCAGCGACAGTGCACAGCAGTTCATCCGGTCCGCGTCCGGTCTCGCGCTGAAAAATGCACTGGCAGCCCGCGATTTGAAGCGTGCGTCTGAGTACGCGGAGCGCTGGACCGCGCTCCCAGCAAATGTGCGTGATGAGGTGAAGAGCAACGTGCTCATGACACTTCGcacaagcgacgcgcgtgcaggcacTGCAGCATCCCAGGTCGTTGCGGCAATGTCTGCGATTGAGTTGCCGCGCGGAATGTGGCCAGACCTGATCTCGCAGCTTCTGGCTGCCGTGGGCGATACAAGCAACCCCCGTTTGcggcaagcggcgctgcagtcGATCGGTTTCACCTGCGAAGTCGTCGATCCCGCCGTGCTCTCTACCCAGTCCAACGAGATTCTCACGGCAGTAATCCAGggtgcgcgcaaagaagagACTTCGCACGAAgtccagctcgccgcgctccacgcgctgctcaacTCGCTCGAGTTTGTCCGCAGCAACTTTGAGCGCGAAGGCGAACGCAACTACATCATGCAGGTGGTGTGTGAGGCAACACAGTCGCCACACAGCCCAGTCAAGGCCGCCGCCTTTGAGAATTTGGTGCGCATTATGCAGCTTTACTACGAAAAGATGCGTTTCTACATGGAGCAGGCCTTGTTTGGCTTGACGGTGCTCGGAATGCGCGACCCAGACCCCAgcgttgcgctgcaagccGTCGAGTTCTGGTCGACTGTGTGTGATGAAGAGATTGAGCTCCAGATGGAggccgccgaggcgctcgagtACAATGAGGAGCCTTTGCACGTCTCGTAccattttgcgcgcattgcgctgcctGAAATCGCGCCCGTGCTCATGGAATTGCTCACGCAGCAGGACGAGGGTACGGACGAGGACGAGTGGGATGTGGCAAAAGCGGCGGGAACCTGCTTGGGTCTCCTGGCGCAGGTCGTGGGCGACGCCATTGTCGCCATCACCGTGCCGTTTATCGAAGCCAACATCAAGTCGCCAGactggcgcaggcgcgagGCCGCGCTCATGTGCTTTGGTAGCATCATGGATGGTCCCGAgagcaagctgctcgagacGCTTGTCGTCCAGGCGCTCGCCACGGTGatcgagacgctgcagGACACGAGCACCGCCGTAAAAGACACCGCGGCATGGACCCTCGGCCGGATTTGCGAGTTTGTATATGACGCCATCGCCCCCGAGGTCCAGCTCGGGCCGCTGAtccaagcgctgctcggcggACTGCAGGACCAGCCGCGGATTGTGACACACTGCTGCTGGGCGCTCATTAATTTATCAGAGCACAAAGGCATCCTCGCGAGCCTCGACGATATCGACCCGCCCACGACGTGCCTCTCGCCGTACTTTGAGACGATTGCCACCCACCTCGTGCAGGCCGCCGACAGGCCAAACAACGAGTCCAATAGCCGCACCTCGGCCTacgaggcgctggccaGTCTCATTGCCAACTGTGCGCAAGACTGTTTGCAGCACGCGAGCAatgtgcttgtgcatgtGATCGAGCGCCAGGAGCAGCTCAATGCAATggttgcgcagctcgtggGCCTCGACGACCGGAACAATTGGGCGGAGTTGCAGAGTAATTTGTGCAGTGTTATGATTGCCGCCGTGCGTAGAATCCAAGGCGGGATTGCGCCGGTGGCCGATCGGCTCATGGCCGGGCTCCTAACGCTCATCCAGaacagcgccaagcagccGACCGTGCTGGAAGATGCGTTCATTGCCGTGGGCACAGTGATTGTTGCACTGGACGCTGCGTTTGAAAAGTACCTCGAGGCGTTCCTGCCTTTTCTTGTGGAAGGGCTGCGCCACCACGAAGAGTACCAGTTGTGCACAATCAGCGTCGGGAATGTCGGGGATATCTGCCGCTCGCTGGGCGGGGCATCGGTCAAGTACATCGAGACTCTGATTGTCATCCTGTTTGAGGATCTGCAGAGTCCGGTGCTGAACCGCACTGTGAAGCCACACATTTTGAGCTGCTTTGGCGACATCGCGATGGCAATTGGCGCTGCGTTCGAGCCGTACTTGGGCACTACGATGGCTGTTTTGCAGCAGGCGAGTATGGTCCAGAACACAGCGGATGCCGACTATGAAATGAGTGAGTACGTCAATgacttgcgcagcggcatcgCCGAGGCGTACGTCGGTATCGTTTCCGGCGTGCGGGCGGGAAACAAGGCCGATCTCTTTTATCCGTATGTCGAGAGCACGCTGGCATTTATTGGCCTCGTCGCTTCCGACAGCGCGGATCGGTCCGAGGTGCTCTTGCGCTCCACAATTGGGCTCCTGGGCGACTTGGCTTGTGCCTTCCCGGCAGGGCCCGTCATGCAACAATTGCAGCAGCAGTGGGTGCTAGACTATATAAAGGTGGGGCGCTCCCGTGGGAATGGTGCAGAGACGCGTAAGACCGCAAACTGGGCTCGCGAGTTGGTGAAGAAGTCTACGATGGGCAGCAGCGCTGTAGGCACGCCGACACTCTAG
- a CDS encoding uncharacterized protein (COG:K; EggNog:ENOG503NUDT), with product MDEEDRVSDIIPSDSDGAEESDPVVSRRVQQDGLNESRAEMNQQKTVDSLKRFSYLLGQTELFLHFIDIKKERDPQFAKLLEESSKRRSGGAADQRRRKTEREEDEELLNEEEEDAEYAFRESPAYVQGTLRDYQIQGLNWLISLYHNGINGILADEMGLGKTLQTIAFLGYLKYFRDISGPHLVIVPKSTLDNWVREFNRWVPGFRILELRGTKEERHGIIQKRLLPRDFDVLVTTYEMCIREKSSLRKLSWEYIVIDEAHRIKNAESSLSLIVRSFTSRSRLLITGTPLQNNLMELWSLLNFLLPDVFSSADDFQTWFQSKGGDGEEQENVVEQLHKVLRPFLLRRVKADVERSLLPKKEINVFVGLTDMQRQWYKSLLEKDIDAVNGVISKKEGKTRLLNIVMQLRKCCNHPYLFDGAEPGPPFTTDEHLVDNASKMVILDKLLRKMKERGSRVLIFSQMSRMLDILEDYCLFRDYKYCRIDGSTNHEDRISAIDEYNKPESEKFVFLLTTRAGGLGINLTSADTVVLFDSDWNPQADLQAMDRAHRIGQTKQVYVYRFVTENAIEERVLERAAQKLRLDQLVIQQGRTQGQQKGGQKEDLVEMIQHGAERIINSKESMEVHDDIDEIVARGEERTAELQAKFQQFTSLDELTNFKNETGAYEFEGERFGSKRKPGPGIWIEPSKRERKQNYSIDSYYRDAMRTTSKPAVPKAPRAPKQVTTHEWQFYPPRLAELQDRETAAYQRSIGYRVPKPDTSSEAGEAERAREQKIVDEAVPLTEEEQAEKESLVPHGFADWNRRDYQQFVKGCERHGRTAYAAIAEEIGLGEKTEAQVRAYAKVFWEHVHKLSDGERIVQRVEEGEQKRQKLQHTELLLRRKVNAYSQPLQQIKLVYNQAKGKAYSEEEDRFLLVRLADYGLGAEDVYENIRTDILYYPGFHFNWFIKSRTPQEIARRCNTLLLLVVKEEEELEASRAAAKSKSKVRAPLLTPET from the coding sequence ATGGATGAAGAGGACAGGGTATCGGATATCATTCCCAGCGATTCCGATGGTGCTGAAGAGAGTGACCCCGTTGTCAgtcggcgcgtgcagcaggaTGGCCTGAACGAGAGCCGTGCCGAGATGAACCAGCAAAAGACGGTCGACAGTCTGAAAAGGTTCAGCTACCTGCTCGGGCAGACGGAACTGTTCCTGCACTTTATTGATATCAAGAAGGAAAGAGACCCGCAGTTTGCGAAACTGCTCGAAGAGTCgtccaagcggcgcagtggCGGTGCGGCCGaccagcggcggcgcaaaaccGAGCGggaagaggacgaggagctgctgaatgaggaggaggaagatgCCGAATATGCATTCCGCGAGTCACCCGCGTATGTGCAAGGCACCTTACGCGACTACCAAATCCAAGGCCTCAACTGGCTCATTTCCCTCTACCACAATGGGATCAATGGCATTTTGGCCGACGAAATGGGTCtcggcaagacgctgcagACGATCGCATTCCTCGGCTATCTCAAGTATTTCCGCGATATCAGCGGGCCCCATCTGGTCATTGTGCCCAAGTCGACACTGGACAATTGGGTGCGTGAATTCAACCGCTGGGTGCCCGGCTTCCGCATTCTAGAGCTGCGAGGAACAAAAGAGGAGCGCCACGGGATTATCCAAAAGCGCCTGCTTCCACGCGACTTCGACGTACTTGTGACTACCTACGAGATGTGCATCCGCGAAAAGTCGTCTCTGCGCAAGCTGTCGTGGGAGTATATCGTCATCGACGAAGCGCACCGCATCAAGAATGCCGAGTCGTCGCTGTCGCTTATTGTGCGCTCCTTTACCTCCCGCAGCCGCTTGTTGATCaccggcacgccgctccaAAACAATCTCATGGAGCTCTGGAGCTTGCTCAACTTTTTGCTCCCCGACGTGTTCTCGAGCGCAGACGATTTCCAGACCTGGTTCCAGAGCAAAGGCGGGGATGGCGAAGAGCAGGAGAATgtggtcgagcagctgcacaaggtCTTGCGGCCAttcttgctgcgccgtgtcAAGGCCGACGTGGAACGCAGCCTGCTGCCAAAGAAGGAGATCAATGTTTTCGTCGGCCTCACggacatgcagcgccagtgGTACAAATCCCTGCTTGAAAAAGACATTGACGCGGTAAACGGCGTGATTTCCAAGAAGGAGGgcaagacgcgcctgcTCAACATTGtcatgcagctgcgcaagtgctgcAACCACCCGTATTTGTtcgacggcgccgagccaGGTCCTCCGTTCACCACCGACGAGCACCTCGTAGACAATGCCAGCAAAATGGTCATTCTCGACAagctcttgcgcaagatgaaggagcgcggctcgcgcgTCCTGATTTTTTCGCAAATGAGCCGCATGCTCGATATCCTCGAAGACTACTGTCTCTTCCGTGACTACAAGTACTGCCGCATCGACGGAAGCACAAACCACGAAGACAGAATTTCCGCGATTGACGAGTACAACAAGCCCGAGAGCGAAAAGTTTGTTTTTCTGCTCACCACGCGTGCCGGCGGCCTCGGAATCAACTTGACCTCGGCGGATACGGTTGTGCTCTTTGACAGCGACTGGAATCCGCAAGCAGATCTGCAGGCGATGGATCGTGCACATCGCATCGGGCAGACCAAGCAGGTGTACGTCTACCGATTCGTAACGGAGAATGCCATTGAGGAGCGCGTGTTggagcgtgctgcgcagaaACTGCGCCTCGATCAGCTCGTCATCCAGCAAGGGCGCACGCAGGGCCAGCAAAAAGGCGGGCAGAAAGAGGATCTAGTCGAGATGATCCAGCACGGGGCAGAGCGGATCATCAACTCGAAAGAGTCCATGGAAGTGCACGACGATATTGACGAGATTGTCGCGCGTGGCGAAGAGCGCACTGCAGAACTGCAGGCCAAGTTCCAGCAATTTACCTCCTTGGACGAGCTGACCAACTTCAAGAACGAAACCGGCGCGTACGAATTCGAGGGCGAGCGGTTTggcagcaagcgcaaacCCGGCCCTGGCATCTGGATCGAGCccagcaagcgcgagcgcaaacaGAATTATTCAATTGACAGTTACTATCGcgatgcgatgcgcacgacaaGCAAGCCGGCGGTGccaaaagcgccgcgcgcgccaaagcaaGTCACCACGCACGAGTGGCAGTTTTATCCACCGCgtcttgccgagctgcaggaCCGGGAAACGGCCGCGTATCAACGCAGCATTGGCTACCGCGTGCCCAAGCCCGACACAAGCAGCGAAGCGGGAGAAGCAGAGCGGGCGCGGGAGCAAAAGATTGTCGACGAGGCCGTGCCGCTCACAGAGGAAGAGCAGGCCGAAAAAGAATCGCTCGTCCCCCATGGGTTTGCCGACTGGAACAGGCGTGACTACCAGCAGTTTGTTAAAGGCTGCGAGCGCCACGGCAGGACGGCATATGCTGCGATTGCGGAGGAGATTGGGCTTGGCGAAAAGACCGAGGCGCAAGTGCGTGCCTACGCCAAGGTGTTTTGGGAGCATGTTCACAAACTCTCcgatggcgagcgcatcgtgcagcgtgtcgaggaGGGTGAGCAGAAGCGGCAAaagctgcagcacaccgagctgcttttgcgccgcaaagtGAACGCATACTCGCAGCCTTTGCAGCAGATCAAGCTTGTGTACAACCAAGCTAAAGGCAAAGCGTACTCGGAGGAAGAGGACAGGTTTCTCCTTGTGCGCCTCGCAGACTATGGACTTGGTGCCGAGGATGTCTACGAAAACATCCGGACCGATATTTTGTACTACCCCGGCTTTCACTTCAACTGGTTTATTAAGAGTCGCACGCCGCAGgaaattgcgcggcgctgcaacacgctgctgctgcttgtcgtgaaggaagaagaggagctggaagcgtcacgcgcagcggccaAGTCTAAGAGCAAGGTACGTGCGCCCCTACTCACCCCAGAAACGTAG
- a CDS encoding uncharacterized protein (SECRETED:SignalP(1-27)), with protein sequence MPSSLFSTVLGVTAAGVLLYAMHEAMQDQTFFMINSLQDKTDAVKRVGQVDKATGKRTEPNLASAFQPPQPSFWEEVQGRWNHHITKAIQTMQGASVSARVPVTAEEPAMSVMGAVRALAPRAVDAQPHVGILHRRYGDANTHYIGQGASLR encoded by the exons ATGCCTTCGTCGCTGTTCTCTACTGTGCTGGGCGtcaccgccgccggcgtGCTTTTGTACGCCATGCACGAGGCGATGCAGGATCAGACATTTTTTATGATAAACAGCCTGCAGGACAAGACAGATGCAGTGAAGCGCGTTGGCCAAGTGGACAAGGCTACCGGCAAGCGAACCGAGCCGAACCTGGCATCGGCGTTCcagccgccgcagccgTCTTTCTGGGAAGAAGTACAAGGCCGCTGGAAT CATCACATCACAAAAGCGATCCAGACGATGCAGGGCGCTTCTGTGTCTGCGCGCGTCCCCGTCACGGCGGAAGAGCCGGCCATGAGCGTGATGGGTGCTGTTCGTGCACTAGCCCCTCGCGCAGTAGATGCACAGCCGCACGTTGGCATTTTGCACCGCCGATACGGCGACGCCAACACACACTACATTGGCCAAGGCGCCTCGTTGCGGTGA